Below is a window of Synechococcus sp. PCC 7335 DNA.
CTCGTTCCGCAATAGGCACGAAACATAGAACCTGTGAAGTCCCTTGCGAACGTCATGATAGAAGCACCTGGCTCGTTAGGAATGATCCGGGTTCTATCAATGACCAAATCACCACCAAAATCTATGAGGTCAGGCTTAATCATGCCGTCAACTCCAAATCCGCGCCGTGTGAAGGGGGAAGGATATCCCTGCACTCGTGCAATCGCAGTTCTTTGAGCATCGTTACTGTACTGAAGACTTCCTGTCCCTAATGAAATTGAGCCGACAGAAAGCGCGATCGCCGCTGTTGCGGGTTCAATAATTTTCGCACTCTCCTCAAACAGGTAATTGGGGTAGTCTATCCGCATTTGTTCGCCCGTACCCATCTCGTAAGGCAAGTTCCCAGCCGAGATCACGAATACCAAGTTCTTATGCCGAAGCTCATAGGCCAATTCGTCAATCTTCGCTGCTAGCCGAAACTGCTTTTGACCATCCTTGAAAGATAATCGAGCATCGCCTAAGGAAATATTGATGATCTTGCAATTCGCATAGTTTTGCGTGAAATATCGAACCGCATCGTCAAGCTGATTCTCCAGTAATGAGTCAGGATCATACTCATTGTTCTGATTCGTAACGCGGGCAGAAAATAGCCAAACATCCGGCTGAAAAGCATTTTCCTCGATGCCCTTACCGATATCACCATAAATGGCAATTCCAGATACGCCTGTGCCATGTCCACCCGTCAACTCATCCCCATCATCCGGCCCACCCACAATGAATTCCCTAGCTGTATCCGGAAAAACTTCAGCCTCACCCAACGCGGGTGCGATTAGTGGATGTCCTCGCGTCACTCCAGAATCAACTACCAAAACGCCGCAGTTCTGTTCACTTGGCGAGTTCACTTCTGGCAAATCTGATAGGGAAATATTGTATTCGGCAGGCGTTTCAAAGTTGGGTTTTGGTCTACGGTCGATTTCCTTGACAAAGTCCTCTTCTAGTAAGAGATTGAGGACGTCTGACGTAACTTTGATTCGGGCAATACATAGATAGCTTCCTACATAGCGATCGCTCACTCGCATCTCAGAATTATCCGACAAGCCTCTCAAGACATCGTCCAGCTCGTCTATGTACTGCCTCATTTCTGTGTTGTCACCCGTGTGCCACAGCTCTAAATCTAGTGCAGCAGTTTCTCCCGGTTCAATAGGCTCAAGTTCTAGCAATCGGCCTGTTCGATCTGCGGGTTCTAGAGCGACCAGCTCTGTAATGGCGTCTAGGTGGCCGTATTCATAAGGTGATTCAACAAGTCCGCTATACACTTCTAAACGGAACTGAAACTGAGTGAGATCTTCATCTGTTGCGAAAACGACAATCGCCTTATTCACTCTAGGTTCTTGAGCTAGTAGCGTTAGGCCAAGCGGTGAGAGTGCGCTTTCCTGTAGAGATCCGTCTGGACTTAGCTTGATCTTAAAGATCAGCTTTGGATTCAGATGAAACTGTGAAGTGTTTTGCTTTGAGCGTTGAGTTAACCCTGATATCTGAGTCAGTAACTGCTGACCGTGACTACTGCGATCGCTCCTAGATGTCCCCCCACCGCCACCGCCCCGTGATCTCCTCGGTAGTTCAATACTGGTTTTGGGTAATTCTAAATGCTCGAACTGACTCACTATACTTCTGAAGCTAAGGCTTTCTCTGATTTTTCTACGATCCGATGTCTTTCAAAATGATGCGCTACAGCGGTCTCTAAATCGGCACTCTTTATCTTCCTATCGCCACGAAGAATAACAGTTTTGATTGCGTCCGTACAGATACGCTCAATATCGGCACCAGTCGCTTGATCTAGATCAGTCGCAAAAATTTTGATGTCTACATCATTATGTTTGAGCTTGGAAAGATAACGCTTCAAAAGCGCTTCTCTAAGCTCTACGCTAGGAACCTCAAATAAGACAACCTCATCAAACCGTCTCCAGATAGCGCTGTCTAACAAAGATTCGTGATTCGTAGCTGCTACAAATAAGCTATTGCTAGTGGAGCTATCAATAAGCTGAAGTAGACTGTTGACGAGTCGTTTAATTTCGCCATGTTCGTTGAGCGTGTTTCGATCTTTAGCGATCGCATCAAACTCATCGAAGAGAACAACCCATTCGCCCCTTTCAACATAGTCAAATATTTTTTTGAGGTTGGTTGCTGTTTCTCCTAGATAAGAGGAAAACAAGGCTGATAAGTTGACGTAAACAAGCGGTATCCCTAAAACGCCTGACAGCACGTTCGCCGTTAGCGTCTTACCGCACCCTGGTGGCCCACAAAATAAAAGTTTTGACTTCGGTTGTAATCCATAGGCTGCCAAAGTCTCTTGCTTTCTATTCTCTAAAGCTACTCGCTCTAAAGTAGCCAAATTACCCTGGCTCAAGATAACGTCGTTCCAAGTTAGATGAGATTGCTTGACATCAACAAGTGCCAAACCTGTTTCTTTATCTTTCGGAGCTTCTGGATAGCCACTACTGAGATGATTGCTTGCAGGTAAAGACTTTGACTGTCCATTTTGTAGGATTCGCTCTAAGTCTCTAGCGAGCAAGTTATGATTCTTGCTTTTTTCCTCTTGAATAAGTTCCATCGCAGCAGCATAAAATACCTCCCTCTCGTTGCGAGAGAAGCTTTGAAAAAGCTTTCTTATGATTTCCCCTCTCGCCATTTTCCTAAGCTGCGCCTAACTCACCCCTGGTACCTATGGCAGTCAAGGATTTTGTTACTAAATCATATATCATTCTAAGTTGAGAGCTGAGCCATTCTGAATTCAGCTCAATGCTCAGTTATTAGTCATGTATTTGTTTTCGCTAAATAGGCCGTAATCTTACGGATTTTATGTGAAAAAGGCTTAAAGCGCTTATGAACTACGTCAAATCAACTTTTCTCCGGCTATGCTGAGAGCAGCTATTTTGATTTTGCATACATGGCGCTACAGACCTCCGCAGCAGTAAGAGCCTCTTTAATTAATGCCCTTCGACTAGACCTGATCGGTCCTGGCCCCGACGATGCCGCTCATGCCTCGGAAGTTATTCCTCAAGCGCCCTCCCGTTGGTATCTATCTGGATTCTTGGTGCCCTACGAAGCCAAATTGAGTGATCGCTCTGACCCAGATAGCGACGATAGCTTCGAGAGCGAAATTACCAAAGGCGCTAGCAATAGCGACGACGAAAAGCCCCCCGAGACAGCCTCTGCCCGCAAGGGTCACTTCCCCTCATCCATGGGATTGAGTTTTCTGTTCGCACCTGAAACTAAAGTAATAGACGTGACCGTTAGCTGGGGCGACTATGAGCCGACCGAAGCGGATGAAGCTGAGACAGAAGCTGAAACAGGTCTTCAAGTGACGACCAGCCGCGATTGGCAACGTCAGCCTCGGCTGGCTCACATCACAATTCCTCTCGACCTAGAAGAAAAATCTACTGTGGTACCCGTGACCAACAGCCAAGGCCTGGAGCTTGTGCTTTCAGTGCGGCCTATTACCCGGCAGTGCGGACTGCCTGACAACACTTACTCCGCGTCACTTTTCTTAGTCAACAAGCGATCGCCCAATAGCGAACGTGGCAAACGCGACTGCGCCTACATCTTTCAGTCTCAGCTCACAGTCAAGACCGCTATCCCTTTCATCCCGCGCCCAGACCTGCGCAATCAGGCTTTAGATGATAAAGACGAACGGCTCGCTGATCTGCAATATCGCCATGACGTAGAGTTCGTCGTAGGTCATAACGTCTCGGCAACCGCCAAGCTTTGCAAAGAGCCGAGCGATAATTCAGGTCGCCCTAAGTGCAGCGAAATCTATACAAACTGGATGCCTCAGGCCGATGTTGAAAAGGTCATTCCCGCTGAGATCGAAGGCATCAATTTAGAAATCGAAGCGCTCGGCAATGCTCCTGATGCCCAAACGATTCGTGGCATGGTGGGTGGCATGGTAACTGCTTACATAAGTTGGATCGCACAGCAAAGGGCTGCTGCCCCGACTACCCCTGAGCAACGCAAGCAGGTTGCCAGCGAGCTGCTAGACGGTGCTGAACGTGTGAATCAGCGCATTGAAGCGGGACTCAATGCGCTAGATAATCCCGATGTACTGGAGGTATTTAAGACGGCCAATCGTGCGATCGCTCGCGCCATCCGTCAGCGCTCTACTCATGGCAAAGAAAATGCTCTCCCAAAAGACATGTCACCGCCTCAGTGGAGACCCTTCCAGCTTGCCTTTTTGCTGATGAACATCGTCGGCATGGATAACCCAGAAGATCCAGACCGCGAGATTGTAGATTTGTTGTTCTTCCCTACCGGCGGCGGCAAAACAGAAGCCTATTTGGGCCTTGCTGCCTTTACCCTGGTACTTCGCCGCCTGCGCAATCCGGGTATAGAATCTGCGGGCCTCAGCGTCCTTATGCGCTACACGCTGCGCCTGCTAACGCTCGACCAGTTAGGCCGCGCCTCTACGCTGATTTGCGCATTAGAACTAGAGCGCCAGCAAAATGTAGAAAAGCTTGGCCCCTGGCCCTTTGAAATTGGTCTTTGGGTCGGGCAAGCTGCCACTGCTAATCGTATGGGCAGTAGTAAAGCTAAAGATCGCAATAGTGCCCGTGCTCGCACGCTGGCCTATCAAAACGGTAGCTCCAGTGAAGTGCCGATCCCACTGGATAACTGTCCATGGTGTGGTGAGAGATTCAGCGCTAAATCTTTTCAGCTTCTGCCGACACCGGATAGACCCACCGATCTGCGCATCACCTGCGTCAATCGGAAGAAACGTCCGGATGGCAAACCCAAATGCGTCTTTCGCCGCGATCAGTCGCTGCCCATTGTCACCGTCGATGAACCAATCTATCGTCGCCTGCCCTGCTTTCTCATTGCCACTGTCGATAAGTTTGCAAACCTGCCCTGGGTCGGTGAAACGGCTGGTTTGTTTGGCAAAGTAGAACGCTACGACACTCAAGGATTTTACAGTCCTGCTCAGCCAAACTTAGGCGCGAGCTTGAACAAACCGCTACTGCCACCTGACCTGATCATCCAAGACGAGCTGCACCTGATTTCCGGCCCGCTAGGGACGATGGTAGGCCTGTATGAAACAGCAATCGATGCCCTCTCGACAACCGAACGCAACGGTAAAACAATTCGGCCTAAGATTGTTGCTTCTACGGCAACCGTTCGCCGTGCCAATAGTCAAATCCTGGCGCTCTTTGGCCGCAATACTGTAGAAGTCTTTCCCTCTCCTGGCCCCGACCGTCGCGATTCCTTTTTTGCAAAAACGGTTCCTGTTGAAGAGAGAAATGGCCGTAGCTATCTTGGTGTGGCAGCGCAAGGACGGAGTTTGAAAGTTGTTTTACTACGAACGTATTTGGCTCTCTTAGGGGCTAGTCGGAAGGCATGGGAAGAAGCAGGCGGCGCACGTAATAAGAATAACCCTGCAGATCCTTACATGACGCTGATGGGCTATTTCAACAGTTTGAGAGAGCTAGGCGGCAGTCGTCGAATTGTAGAAGATGAAGTGCGATCGCGGCTGGAGGTGTATGGCGATCGCAAGCGAGAAGGCGAAGAAATAAGCCTATTTGCCAATCGTAAAATCAAAGAGCCACTAGAGCTGACTTCAAGGGTCAATACCAGTCAGGTGGCCGAAGCCAAAAGCCGGTTGGAAACTACCTTTCATCACGAAGATGCCAAAAAAGCTGTAGATGTGGCGCTGGCTACCAATATGATTTCTGTGGGACTCGATATCTCAAGACTAGGCACGATGGTTGTTCTCGGTCAGCCTAAAACGGCGTCAGAATATATTCAAACCACCAGCCGAGTCGGGCGAGATGACAAACGCCCTGGGTTAGTCGTCACCCTGCTAAACCTCCATAGACCGCGCGATAGATCTCACTACGAACGCTTTCAGTCATGGCATAGAACTTTCTACCGGGCGGTGGAAGCCACCAGCGTGACGCCCTTCTCTCCTCGCGCGCTCGACAGAGGGCTACCTGGGGTTACTGTTGCACTTGCTCGCTTAGGCCATAGCGAACTCACACACCCAGAAGGCGCAGGTCAGATGACACAGCATCGCCAAGAACTGGATTTTGTAGTTGAGGTGCTTTCCAAACGCGCTGAAGCACATAACGTAAATATGGATAATCAGCAAACAGAAGCACTCAGGCTCAAAGTGCGCGGCTATGTAAAAGATCTGCTAGACAGTTGGTCGAATGTGGCAACAGATCTC
It encodes the following:
- the drmA gene encoding DISARM system helicase DrmA; this encodes MALQTSAAVRASLINALRLDLIGPGPDDAAHASEVIPQAPSRWYLSGFLVPYEAKLSDRSDPDSDDSFESEITKGASNSDDEKPPETASARKGHFPSSMGLSFLFAPETKVIDVTVSWGDYEPTEADEAETEAETGLQVTTSRDWQRQPRLAHITIPLDLEEKSTVVPVTNSQGLELVLSVRPITRQCGLPDNTYSASLFLVNKRSPNSERGKRDCAYIFQSQLTVKTAIPFIPRPDLRNQALDDKDERLADLQYRHDVEFVVGHNVSATAKLCKEPSDNSGRPKCSEIYTNWMPQADVEKVIPAEIEGINLEIEALGNAPDAQTIRGMVGGMVTAYISWIAQQRAAAPTTPEQRKQVASELLDGAERVNQRIEAGLNALDNPDVLEVFKTANRAIARAIRQRSTHGKENALPKDMSPPQWRPFQLAFLLMNIVGMDNPEDPDREIVDLLFFPTGGGKTEAYLGLAAFTLVLRRLRNPGIESAGLSVLMRYTLRLLTLDQLGRASTLICALELERQQNVEKLGPWPFEIGLWVGQAATANRMGSSKAKDRNSARARTLAYQNGSSSEVPIPLDNCPWCGERFSAKSFQLLPTPDRPTDLRITCVNRKKRPDGKPKCVFRRDQSLPIVTVDEPIYRRLPCFLIATVDKFANLPWVGETAGLFGKVERYDTQGFYSPAQPNLGASLNKPLLPPDLIIQDELHLISGPLGTMVGLYETAIDALSTTERNGKTIRPKIVASTATVRRANSQILALFGRNTVEVFPSPGPDRRDSFFAKTVPVEERNGRSYLGVAAQGRSLKVVLLRTYLALLGASRKAWEEAGGARNKNNPADPYMTLMGYFNSLRELGGSRRIVEDEVRSRLEVYGDRKREGEEISLFANRKIKEPLELTSRVNTSQVAEAKSRLETTFHHEDAKKAVDVALATNMISVGLDISRLGTMVVLGQPKTASEYIQTTSRVGRDDKRPGLVVTLLNLHRPRDRSHYERFQSWHRTFYRAVEATSVTPFSPRALDRGLPGVTVALARLGHSELTHPEGAGQMTQHRQELDFVVEVLSKRAEAHNVNMDNQQTEALRLKVRGYVKDLLDSWSNVATDLSENLQYQKEVGKAPPLLFTPLDPNLKKQNKDARKFKAQRSLRDVEPTVNLWLHDPNGEEIESDL
- a CDS encoding S8 family peptidase, coding for MSQFEHLELPKTSIELPRRSRGGGGGGTSRSDRSSHGQQLLTQISGLTQRSKQNTSQFHLNPKLIFKIKLSPDGSLQESALSPLGLTLLAQEPRVNKAIVVFATDEDLTQFQFRLEVYSGLVESPYEYGHLDAITELVALEPADRTGRLLELEPIEPGETAALDLELWHTGDNTEMRQYIDELDDVLRGLSDNSEMRVSDRYVGSYLCIARIKVTSDVLNLLLEEDFVKEIDRRPKPNFETPAEYNISLSDLPEVNSPSEQNCGVLVVDSGVTRGHPLIAPALGEAEVFPDTAREFIVGGPDDGDELTGGHGTGVSGIAIYGDIGKGIEENAFQPDVWLFSARVTNQNNEYDPDSLLENQLDDAVRYFTQNYANCKIINISLGDARLSFKDGQKQFRLAAKIDELAYELRHKNLVFVISAGNLPYEMGTGEQMRIDYPNYLFEESAKIIEPATAAIALSVGSISLGTGSLQYSNDAQRTAIARVQGYPSPFTRRGFGVDGMIKPDLIDFGGDLVIDRTRIIPNEPGASIMTFARDFTGSMFRAYCGTSFAAPRVANIAAQLFTLFPNATSNLIRALIASSAELPGELPSVLQEQKRNDTKQLAKQLQVFGYGHPDVTRAKYSAENYAVLLEDDRQIPVGSFQIFEIPPLPEQYLSTPGTRILSVALAFDPPTRPTRGDSYLGITMEFNLFKDVSKDSIVQAFVNASRTDSPEDFTEISLSTLKKNNPGKGIAVGLYPGSNLRKKGCLQKGQINISDRAKGFGEQPLYLVLSCSRKWAKPEEIESQRYALVVSVYHSDPEVDVYNQLKLKTQVSPIIPRARIR
- a CDS encoding AAA family ATPase, with the translated sequence MELIQEEKSKNHNLLARDLERILQNGQSKSLPASNHLSSGYPEAPKDKETGLALVDVKQSHLTWNDVILSQGNLATLERVALENRKQETLAAYGLQPKSKLLFCGPPGCGKTLTANVLSGVLGIPLVYVNLSALFSSYLGETATNLKKIFDYVERGEWVVLFDEFDAIAKDRNTLNEHGEIKRLVNSLLQLIDSSTSNSLFVAATNHESLLDSAIWRRFDEVVLFEVPSVELREALLKRYLSKLKHNDVDIKIFATDLDQATGADIERICTDAIKTVILRGDRKIKSADLETAVAHHFERHRIVEKSEKALASEV